The following are encoded in a window of Ruminiclostridium herbifermentans genomic DNA:
- a CDS encoding DivIVA domain-containing protein: MAGEKIFSTSLFGFKKRDVNSYLEKMNREYEEKIRHKEKEIADIKAQYRDIKSKYDELNANINQLQEDRKKIADAIITAQEKAEAIIDEARRQAIDEKKRLEQQVEEEKEKLVDIKQELKGLKYEVVDKLKKYEGELSNIIEE; the protein is encoded by the coding sequence ATGGCAGGTGAGAAGATATTTTCCACATCTCTTTTCGGATTTAAGAAGAGAGACGTTAATTCTTATTTAGAAAAGATGAACAGAGAATATGAGGAAAAGATAAGACATAAAGAGAAAGAAATTGCTGATATCAAGGCACAGTACCGAGATATAAAGAGTAAATATGATGAACTTAATGCAAATATCAATCAATTGCAGGAAGACAGAAAGAAGATAGCAGATGCTATAATTACAGCTCAGGAGAAGGCAGAAGCTATAATAGATGAAGCTAGACGACAAGCAATTGATGAAAAGAAAAGGCTTGAACAGCAGGTGGAAGAGGAAAAAGAAAAGCTGGTGGATATTAAACAGGAACTTAAGGGATTAAAATATGAGGTTGTGGACAAGCTAAAAAAATATGAGGGTGAGCTTTCAAATATTATTGAAGAATAA
- a CDS encoding Kelch repeat-containing protein, which produces MKKLICFIVTALLLFSSLSLPYSVVNAETTGEETITWQKYTHYLLDQAYSGTYLNGALSNDHIIIDGNKMTFYGYGKPQYVDYLFMAYDKSNKKTFSFNLSENGINYHSMYGGGYLFNGKIENNILTSYMILYEEGGIGLYKVGPVNVTSLNNGTHTMSRIASFTKVGKDHNIIIEVNSNTLNLWDNGVQRITDYQLKEVIGNGFGPIAVYKSHDCSILSYFTFSDFKMEIEGEVVVIIPIPEFTNVEANIPYQIDLSWSDIDEATSYDLEIDDKVVNVGKVTDYSHLNLLPGTTHKYRVRAITPLGIGEWSEEEYATVYKNPNAWTKMSDMFIPKTSAASVNVNNKIYVLGGITKGNIATKSIEIYDPLTNSWTKSNDMTGERHGMAAASIGEKIYVFGGKTGTNVLATSEVYDTKTGTWTTLPNMPTPRFNTAAISVNGKIYVIGGYNGNKYIDAVEEYDPATNQWTVKQKMPTKRSIHELAAIDNTIYVIGGYNGNYLNIVEAYNISEDLWVQKQSMNTARRSLGVEVVGGMIYAVGGINQSGELKKLEVYDPTTDTWTDKLDMPTPRGYLTFTSAYDLIFSIGGTLQGIPSSAVEMYETPF; this is translated from the coding sequence ATGAAAAAACTAATTTGTTTTATTGTAACTGCCTTATTATTATTTTCAAGCTTATCCTTGCCATATTCGGTGGTAAATGCTGAAACTACCGGAGAAGAAACAATCACATGGCAGAAGTACACCCATTACCTCTTAGATCAGGCATATTCCGGTACATATTTAAACGGTGCACTTTCCAACGATCATATAATAATTGACGGAAATAAAATGACCTTTTATGGTTACGGTAAACCACAATATGTAGATTATTTGTTTATGGCATATGATAAAAGCAATAAAAAAACTTTCTCTTTTAATCTTAGCGAAAATGGAATCAATTATCACAGCATGTATGGAGGCGGATATTTGTTTAATGGAAAAATAGAAAACAATATTCTGACATCATATATGATATTATACGAAGAAGGCGGTATAGGATTATATAAAGTTGGTCCTGTAAATGTTACTAGCCTTAATAACGGTACACATACTATGAGTAGAATTGCTTCATTTACAAAAGTAGGTAAAGATCACAACATTATAATAGAAGTTAATTCAAATACACTTAATTTGTGGGATAATGGTGTACAAAGAATAACTGACTATCAACTAAAAGAAGTTATAGGCAATGGTTTTGGACCAATAGCTGTTTATAAAAGCCATGACTGCAGTATTTTATCATACTTTACTTTTAGTGATTTTAAAATGGAAATAGAAGGAGAAGTAGTTGTTATTATTCCTATTCCTGAATTTACTAATGTAGAAGCAAATATCCCATACCAAATCGATCTATCATGGTCAGATATTGATGAAGCAACAAGCTATGATCTAGAAATTGACGACAAAGTTGTTAATGTTGGTAAAGTAACAGATTATTCACACCTCAATTTATTACCTGGTACTACCCATAAATATAGAGTTCGTGCCATCACTCCATTAGGAATAGGAGAATGGAGCGAAGAAGAATATGCTACTGTTTATAAAAATCCTAATGCATGGACTAAAATGAGTGACATGTTTATTCCTAAAACTAGTGCTGCTTCAGTGAATGTAAACAACAAAATCTATGTTTTAGGAGGAATAACTAAAGGTAATATAGCTACTAAATCCATAGAAATATATGATCCTCTTACTAACTCATGGACAAAATCAAATGATATGACTGGTGAACGACATGGAATGGCTGCCGCTTCAATTGGTGAAAAAATATATGTATTTGGAGGAAAGACTGGTACAAATGTTCTTGCTACTAGTGAAGTGTATGATACTAAAACAGGAACTTGGACTACTTTGCCTAACATGCCAACACCTAGATTTAACACAGCAGCCATTTCAGTAAATGGTAAAATATATGTAATTGGCGGTTATAATGGCAATAAGTATATAGATGCAGTAGAAGAATATGATCCTGCAACAAATCAATGGACTGTAAAACAAAAAATGCCTACTAAAAGAAGTATACATGAACTAGCAGCTATTGATAACACCATATATGTAATTGGTGGCTATAATGGCAACTACTTGAATATTGTAGAGGCTTATAATATCAGCGAAGATCTTTGGGTGCAAAAACAAAGCATGAACACTGCAAGACGCAGCCTTGGTGTTGAGGTTGTAGGTGGTATGATATATGCTGTTGGTGGAATTAACCAAAGTGGAGAACTTAAAAAATTAGAAGTTTATGATCCAACAACCGATACTTGGACAGATAAACTTGATATGCCTACTCCACGAGGCTATTTAACTTTTACATCTGCATATGATTTAATTTTCTCAATTGGTGGAACATTACAAGGAATCCCATCTTCAGCTGTAGAAATGTATGAAACACCATTTTAA
- the trxA gene encoding thioredoxin, which translates to MSGKIINLTNETFDEIVLKSDKPVVVDFWATWCGPCRMVGPIMDELAEDFDGKVQIAKVNVDDQGELAAKFKIMSIPTILTFKNGELAEKVVGVRSKEEFSDMINKLL; encoded by the coding sequence ATGTCAGGTAAAATTATAAATTTAACTAATGAAACTTTTGATGAAATAGTATTAAAATCTGATAAACCAGTGGTTGTTGATTTTTGGGCTACTTGGTGCGGACCTTGCAGAATGGTAGGCCCTATAATGGATGAGTTAGCAGAAGATTTCGATGGTAAGGTTCAAATTGCAAAGGTAAATGTTGATGATCAAGGTGAATTGGCAGCAAAATTTAAAATAATGAGTATACCTACTATTTTAACTTTCAAAAATGGTGAGTTGGCAGAAAAGGTTGTTGGCGTTAGATCAAAGGAAGAGTTTTCAGATATGATAAATAAGCTGTTATAG
- a CDS encoding Cof-type HAD-IIB family hydrolase, producing the protein MYKLVAIDLDGTLLDSTKEISARNKKAIASAIEKGVKIVICSGRVYSGARLYAKQIGSKDPIIACNGAVITEKIDGRIIYSNYLHTEACLRINDIFHKHDLYFHVYAGDTMYTEKLAFTSLKYFEKNKTLPEEDRVDIEVVKDMAAKLKSISGKVLKFVAVSDNRELLKIARYEIEQLKDVDVMSSNYDNFEVLQKGVNKGDALKRLSEYLNIPPSEMIAIGDNENDISMFKYAGLSVAMENGEDFAKEAAQYVTASNNDDGVALAIERFILNK; encoded by the coding sequence ATGTACAAATTAGTGGCAATAGATTTAGATGGAACATTGCTGGACTCAACAAAAGAGATTTCTGCCAGGAATAAAAAAGCAATTGCTTCAGCTATTGAGAAGGGAGTAAAGATTGTAATTTGTTCAGGAAGAGTTTACTCTGGTGCAAGGCTATATGCAAAACAGATTGGCTCAAAGGATCCAATAATTGCATGCAATGGAGCCGTTATTACTGAAAAAATAGATGGAAGAATTATTTACTCAAATTATTTACATACTGAAGCTTGTCTAAGGATAAATGATATATTTCATAAGCATGATTTGTATTTTCATGTTTATGCTGGTGATACAATGTATACTGAAAAGTTGGCTTTTACCTCTCTTAAATATTTTGAAAAAAATAAAACACTGCCAGAAGAAGACAGAGTTGATATTGAGGTAGTCAAGGATATGGCCGCCAAGCTTAAAAGTATATCTGGAAAGGTGCTTAAATTTGTGGCAGTTTCTGATAATAGAGAACTGCTTAAAATAGCCAGATATGAAATAGAGCAATTAAAAGATGTTGATGTTATGAGCTCAAACTATGACAATTTTGAGGTGTTGCAAAAAGGTGTTAATAAAGGTGATGCTTTAAAGAGGTTGTCAGAGTATTTGAATATTCCGCCTTCTGAAATGATTGCTATAGGTGACAATGAGAACGATATATCAATGTTCAAATATGCAGGCTTGAGTGTTGCAATGGAAAATGGTGAAGATTTTGCCAAGGAAGCAGCCCAGTATGTTACAGCTTCTAATAATGATGATGGTGTAGCTTTGGCAATTGAAAGGTTTATTTTAAATAAGTAA
- a CDS encoding DUF2793 domain-containing protein — MTQTIRIRRGTKSEFINYGALEMAELGFCTDTKEVFIGDGVTNHLVGGVMMGTLAERPEASTRGRFYFVESGEGEGVLYFDDGKVWHKISVESLKELNGTLDDIADGVNYKKVKSEDIIDGHVYKVSDGINVKTAAEIKEHIDNPEIHRKINDAGAGNDELWSAAKIKLEIFNAIRGLDWQDSVKSKEVKSVPENPQLHDRYLIPADAEGIFSGKEGQIADWNGSGWDFFTPLTGWAVYVEDENKNYTYNLSGTWVVTGGANQTIETQGGLIGGGSGDVITLAVGEGNGITVSEKEVSVKAHHGIIADINGVSVKIDNTSIVFDEDNGYSLSVGVIDGGTF; from the coding sequence ATGACACAAACAATCAGAATCAGAAGAGGTACAAAAAGTGAATTTATTAACTATGGCGCTTTAGAGATGGCGGAATTGGGTTTTTGTACAGACACCAAAGAAGTATTTATTGGTGATGGTGTAACAAACCACTTAGTTGGTGGAGTTATGATGGGTACATTGGCAGAGAGACCCGAAGCATCCACACGTGGTAGATTTTACTTTGTAGAGTCAGGAGAAGGAGAAGGCGTACTTTATTTTGATGATGGAAAAGTATGGCATAAAATTAGTGTAGAATCCTTAAAAGAACTTAATGGTACGCTGGATGATATTGCTGACGGTGTTAATTACAAAAAGGTAAAATCAGAAGATATTATAGATGGACATGTGTACAAAGTATCAGATGGTATAAATGTTAAAACTGCCGCTGAAATCAAAGAGCACATTGATAATCCTGAGATACATAGAAAAATTAATGATGCAGGAGCAGGGAATGACGAACTTTGGTCAGCAGCGAAAATAAAACTTGAGATATTTAATGCAATTAGGGGATTGGACTGGCAGGACAGTGTAAAGAGCAAGGAGGTTAAGTCTGTTCCAGAAAATCCTCAGCTTCATGACAGATATCTAATACCTGCTGATGCAGAAGGCATATTTAGTGGTAAAGAAGGACAAATAGCTGATTGGAATGGCTCAGGTTGGGATTTCTTTACTCCATTGACAGGTTGGGCAGTATATGTTGAAGATGAAAATAAAAACTACACATATAACCTTTCCGGTACTTGGGTTGTAACTGGCGGAGCTAATCAGACAATTGAAACACAGGGAGGACTTATTGGTGGAGGTTCTGGTGATGTCATAACTCTGGCAGTAGGTGAAGGAAATGGTATAACAGTAAGTGAAAAAGAAGTGTCAGTGAAGGCACATCATGGTATTATTGCAGATATTAATGGTGTTAGTGTTAAAATTGACAATACTTCTATTGTGTTTGATGAAGATAATGGGTATTCACTATCAGTAGGAGTAATTGATGGAGGCACATTCTAA
- the prfB gene encoding peptide chain release factor 2 (programmed frameshift), translating to MLELEQYRLELLGLKSNLDEMRASLDIARLNDEIVELEHKASEPDFWNDMEKSQKILQRIKTLKSKIDNFEEISSLWEDLLTLSDMGLEEQDESIIPEVGEGLQKVKKRLETLRLETLLTGPYDKNNAILTLHAGAGGTEAQDWVQMLLRMFTRWAENKGYQVEILDYLDGDEAGIKSVTLQIIGENAYGYMKSEKGVHRLVRISPFDASGRRHTSFASLDVMPEIDESIEIDINPEDIKMDVYRASGAGGQHINKTSSAVRLTHIPTGVVVACQTQRSQFQNKETAMKMLKAKLFDIKEREQKEKIEDLKGVQMDIAWGSQIRSYVFCPYTLVKDHRTNYENGNVDAVMDGDLDGFINAYLSMDKKEGKA from the exons GTGCTTGAGTTAGAACAATACAGACTAGAACTACTGGGTCTGAAAAGCAATTTAGATGAAATGAGGGCTTCACTT GACATCGCTAGATTAAACGATGAGATAGTGGAGTTAGAGCATAAAGCTTCTGAGCCAGATTTTTGGAATGACATGGAAAAATCTCAGAAGATATTACAGAGAATAAAAACCTTGAAATCAAAAATTGATAATTTTGAAGAAATAAGTTCTCTTTGGGAGGATTTGCTTACATTATCTGACATGGGTTTAGAGGAGCAGGATGAGAGTATTATTCCTGAAGTTGGAGAAGGGCTCCAAAAAGTAAAAAAGCGTCTTGAAACACTTAGATTAGAAACTCTTCTTACCGGCCCATATGACAAAAATAACGCTATTTTAACACTTCATGCAGGAGCAGGTGGAACAGAAGCGCAGGATTGGGTACAGATGCTGCTCAGAATGTTTACGAGATGGGCAGAAAATAAAGGCTATCAGGTTGAAATTTTAGATTACCTTGATGGCGATGAAGCAGGAATAAAAAGTGTAACATTACAAATTATTGGCGAAAATGCTTATGGATATATGAAGTCGGAAAAAGGAGTTCACCGATTAGTTAGAATTTCTCCCTTTGATGCGTCTGGAAGAAGACATACTTCCTTTGCATCTTTAGATGTTATGCCAGAAATTGATGAATCAATTGAAATTGATATTAATCCTGAAGATATTAAAATGGATGTTTATAGAGCTAGTGGAGCTGGAGGACAGCATATTAATAAAACCAGTTCTGCTGTTAGACTTACTCATATTCCAACAGGTGTTGTTGTTGCATGTCAAACACAGCGCTCTCAATTTCAAAATAAAGAAACTGCAATGAAAATGCTTAAAGCAAAGCTTTTTGATATAAAGGAACGAGAGCAGAAGGAAAAAATTGAGGATTTAAAGGGCGTTCAAATGGATATTGCTTGGGGAAGCCAAATACGCTCTTACGTTTTTTGTCCATATACACTAGTAAAAGACCATCGTACTAATTATGAAAATGGAAATGTTGATGCAGTTATGGACGGAGACCTCGATGGCTTTATAAATGCGTATCTTTCAATGGACAAAAAAGAAGGTAAGGCATAG
- a CDS encoding Lrp/AsnC family transcriptional regulator codes for MDEILEILEKNSKTTAAEIAVMLGKPVEEIEAAIKKYEAENVIVGYSTLINWDKTEREKVTALIEVKVTPQRGLGFDKIADRIYKYPEVTACYLMSGGFDLTVIIEGKTMKEVALFVSEKLAPLESVLSTSTHFVLKKFKDKGIIFEEKPTDRREPIFI; via the coding sequence ATGGATGAGATTTTAGAAATATTAGAAAAAAATAGTAAGACGACTGCTGCTGAGATTGCAGTAATGCTAGGAAAGCCTGTAGAAGAGATAGAGGCTGCTATAAAAAAATACGAAGCAGAAAATGTTATTGTTGGTTACAGTACTTTAATAAATTGGGACAAAACAGAAAGGGAAAAGGTTACTGCTCTTATTGAAGTAAAGGTTACACCACAGAGAGGTCTGGGCTTTGATAAGATTGCAGACAGAATCTACAAATATCCCGAAGTTACAGCATGTTATTTGATGTCTGGAGGCTTTGATTTGACTGTTATCATTGAGGGGAAAACAATGAAAGAGGTGGCTTTGTTTGTTTCTGAAAAGTTGGCACCATTAGAATCAGTTCTCAGCACATCAACACATTTTGTACTGAAAAAATTCAAAGATAAAGGTATTATTTTTGAAGAGAAACCAACGGACAGAAGGGAGCCGATATTTATATGA
- a CDS encoding pyridoxal phosphate-dependent aminotransferase, giving the protein MIMKDMILDRIKNVPPSGIRKYFDLINEMKDAISLGVGEPDFITPWNIREAGIYSLENGHTNYSSNAGFIELREEISKYLKKFSLDYNPVDEILVTVGGSEGIDAALRALVGPGDEVIIPEPSFVAYQGCTQFTGATPVTISLKEENNFKLTAGELEAAITDKTKVLIIPFPNNPTGAIMTKDELYELVKVLRDKNIVVISDEIYCELTYEGQHTSIASFPEMRDRTIVINGFSKSYAMTGWRLGYACGHKDVINEMKKIHQYAIMCAPTVAQDAAIEALRNSDEDVKMMGKEYNRRRRVTIDGFRKAGFSCFEPKGAFYVFPCIKSSGLSSEEFCERLLVEYKVLVVPGTAFGKCGEGYVRACYAASMENINEAMRRIKAFSDSLAKR; this is encoded by the coding sequence ATGATAATGAAGGATATGATATTAGATAGAATTAAAAATGTGCCTCCATCTGGTATAAGAAAATATTTTGATTTGATTAATGAAATGAAGGATGCTATTTCATTAGGTGTTGGAGAGCCTGATTTCATTACGCCATGGAATATTAGAGAAGCAGGTATATATTCATTAGAAAATGGGCATACAAATTATTCCTCAAATGCAGGCTTTATTGAACTTAGAGAAGAAATAAGCAAGTACTTGAAGAAGTTTTCACTTGATTACAATCCTGTTGATGAAATTTTAGTTACAGTAGGTGGAAGTGAAGGAATAGATGCTGCTTTAAGGGCTCTCGTTGGGCCAGGAGATGAGGTTATTATACCAGAGCCAAGTTTCGTAGCATACCAAGGCTGTACACAATTTACAGGGGCAACCCCAGTTACCATTTCACTAAAAGAAGAAAATAACTTTAAACTTACTGCAGGTGAGTTGGAGGCGGCAATTACCGATAAAACAAAGGTGCTAATAATTCCGTTTCCTAATAATCCTACAGGCGCAATAATGACTAAGGATGAACTTTATGAGCTTGTCAAGGTTCTGAGAGATAAAAACATTGTTGTTATATCAGATGAGATTTATTGTGAACTGACATACGAAGGTCAGCACACATCTATTGCAAGCTTTCCTGAGATGAGAGACCGTACTATTGTTATTAATGGATTTTCAAAATCCTATGCAATGACAGGATGGCGTTTGGGCTATGCATGTGGGCATAAAGATGTTATAAATGAGATGAAAAAAATTCATCAGTATGCAATAATGTGTGCTCCAACTGTGGCACAGGATGCTGCTATAGAAGCATTAAGGAATAGTGACGAAGATGTAAAGATGATGGGGAAAGAATATAACAGAAGAAGAAGGGTTACAATAGATGGCTTTAGAAAAGCTGGTTTTTCATGCTTTGAACCCAAAGGAGCTTTTTATGTTTTCCCATGTATAAAAAGTTCTGGACTAAGTTCTGAGGAATTTTGCGAGAGACTTCTTGTTGAGTATAAAGTGCTTGTTGTACCTGGAACTGCATTTGGAAAATGTGGAGAAGGATATGTACGTGCATGTTACGCTGCATCAATGGAAAACATAAATGAAGCTATGCGGAGAATTAAAGCTTTTTCAGATAGTTTGGCTAAAAGATAA